The Collimonas fungivorans Ter331 genome has a segment encoding these proteins:
- a CDS encoding DMT family transporter has product MRHTKSYAYLALAMMLVGANIGFGKAIIAVMPVLVFGLLRFVIAVVVMAPQFFKAAPRLERHEWLTLFGQAFFGTFLFTLCMLYGVQHTTATAAGVITSTLPAAVAILSRLILKERLQPRTLASILLAIAGIAVLNLSKSDSGDGGQTPLIGNLFVMAAVLCEATYVVLSKRLTQTLSPMRITAYSHLFGLLLMLPFGLTAALSYDFSQVTPGMWLLVFWYALAASVIAFWLWLTGTKHVQANVAGIFTALMPLAAAFIGVVFLHESLSWAHFVALALVLTGIAVASWPQSMKTVQEV; this is encoded by the coding sequence ATGCGTCACACAAAATCTTATGCTTACCTGGCGCTGGCCATGATGCTGGTAGGCGCCAATATCGGTTTCGGCAAGGCCATCATCGCGGTGATGCCGGTGCTGGTGTTCGGCCTGCTGCGCTTTGTGATTGCTGTGGTGGTGATGGCGCCGCAGTTCTTCAAGGCCGCGCCGCGCCTGGAGCGACACGAATGGCTGACCCTGTTCGGCCAGGCTTTTTTCGGCACTTTCCTGTTTACGCTATGCATGCTGTACGGCGTCCAGCACACCACCGCTACCGCCGCAGGCGTGATCACCAGCACCCTGCCGGCGGCGGTGGCGATCCTGTCGCGCCTGATCCTCAAGGAGCGGCTGCAGCCGCGTACGCTGGCTTCCATCCTGCTGGCGATTGCCGGCATTGCCGTGCTCAACCTGAGCAAGAGCGATAGCGGCGACGGCGGCCAGACGCCGCTGATAGGCAACCTGTTCGTAATGGCTGCGGTGCTGTGCGAAGCTACTTATGTGGTGCTGTCCAAGCGCCTGACGCAAACCCTGTCGCCGATGCGGATCACTGCCTACAGCCATCTGTTCGGCCTGCTGCTGATGCTGCCGTTCGGGCTGACGGCAGCCTTGTCCTACGATTTCAGCCAGGTCACGCCCGGCATGTGGCTGCTGGTCTTCTGGTATGCGCTGGCCGCCAGCGTGATCGCATTCTGGCTATGGCTGACCGGCACCAAGCACGTGCAGGCCAACGTGGCCGGCATCTTCACTGCCCTGATGCCGCTGGCGGCGGCCTTCATCGGCGTGGTATTCCTGCATGAAAGCCTTAGCTGGGCGCACTTTGTGGCGCTGGCGCTGGTATTGACCGGGATTGCGGTGGCCAGCTGGCCGCAGTCCATGAAAACCGTGCAAGAAGTGTAA
- the murI gene encoding glutamate racemase: MTGNTQEMPMAQSAPIGIFDSGIGGLSVLRHIHQDLPLEDLLYFADSAYAPYGDRSEAEISARSLAVTGFLLQQGAKALVVACNTATTAAIKAIRNAYPALQVIGIEPGLKPAAAQSRSKIVGVLATKATLQSARLLALQQQIGEASGVHFELQPCVGLVDQIEKGELRSPQTALLLRRYIAPLIAQGADTLVLGCTHYPFVRPLIEEIVAELASGPVTIIDTGAAVSRQLTKVLGENNLLHTAARAGKVSAFTTGSQSVLSTTFASLLQLHPPVSAVAAIAQPAGIS; encoded by the coding sequence ATGACTGGCAATACTCAGGAAATGCCGATGGCGCAAAGTGCGCCCATCGGCATTTTTGATTCCGGCATCGGCGGCTTGTCAGTGCTGCGGCATATCCACCAGGACCTGCCGCTGGAAGATCTCTTGTATTTTGCCGATTCCGCCTATGCGCCGTACGGCGACAGATCGGAAGCGGAAATTTCCGCGCGCTCGCTGGCCGTGACCGGATTCCTGCTGCAGCAAGGCGCCAAGGCGCTAGTGGTCGCTTGCAATACCGCCACCACTGCCGCCATCAAGGCGATACGCAACGCCTATCCGGCGTTGCAGGTGATCGGCATCGAACCAGGGCTCAAGCCGGCTGCTGCACAAAGCCGCAGCAAGATCGTCGGCGTGCTGGCGACCAAGGCTACATTGCAAAGCGCGCGGCTGCTGGCGCTGCAGCAGCAGATCGGCGAGGCCAGCGGCGTGCATTTCGAACTGCAGCCTTGCGTCGGCCTGGTCGACCAGATTGAAAAGGGCGAATTGCGCTCCCCGCAGACTGCCCTGCTGCTACGGCGTTATATCGCTCCCCTGATCGCGCAAGGCGCGGACACGCTGGTGCTGGGTTGCACCCACTACCCTTTTGTACGCCCGCTGATCGAGGAGATCGTGGCCGAACTGGCGTCCGGGCCGGTAACCATCATCGACACCGGCGCCGCAGTCAGCCGGCAGCTGACCAAGGTCCTGGGAGAAAACAACTTGCTGCACACTGCCGCGCGTGCCGGCAAGGTCAGCGCCTTTACCACCGGCAGCCAGTCAGTCCTGTCGACTACGTTCGCCAGCCTGCTGCAGCTGCATCCGCCGGTGTCGGCGGTAGCAGCAATCGCTCAGCCTGCGGGAATTTCATAA
- the acs gene encoding acetate--CoA ligase, with product MANIETFGQETRIFPAPAEFSKTAAISGMDAYRALVAEAEQDYEGFWGRLARENLQWHKPFTKVLDESNAPFYKWFDDGKLNVSYNCLDVHLQNGNADKVAVIFETDSGDVSKITYRELHKKVCQFANGLKSLGIKKGDRVVIYMPMSVEGVVAMQACARIGATHSVVFGGFSAKSLQERIIDAGAVAVLTADEQARGGKRLPLKSIVDEALALGGCDSIKNVVVYQRTGGAINFVAGRDLWLHELVAAQAETCEPEWVDAEHPLFILYTSGSTGTPKGVQHSSGGYLLWAALTMKWVFDIKPDDVYWCTADIGWITGHTYIAYGPTAVGATQIIFEGVPTFPNAGRFWDMIQKHKATIFYTAPTAIRSLIKAADADKNIHPSQYDLSSLRLLGTVGEPINPEAWMWYHKHIGGERCPIVDTFWQTETGGHMISPLPGATPLVPGSCTLPLPGIQAVIVDEAGHELPDGHGGILVVKRPWPSMIRAIWNNPERFKSAYFPPEFGGKLYLAGDGAIRNKDTGYFTITGRIDDVLNVSGHRMGTMEIESALVAHPMVAEAAVVGKPDDTTGEAICAFVVLKRSRPTGDEAKQIAKELRDWVAKEIGPIAKPREIRFGDNLPKTRSGKIMRRLLRVLAKGEEITQDVSTLENPAILEQLKEAQ from the coding sequence ATGGCGAACATCGAAACCTTTGGCCAGGAAACCCGCATTTTTCCAGCCCCGGCAGAATTTTCCAAGACTGCGGCAATTTCCGGCATGGACGCGTATCGCGCGCTGGTAGCTGAAGCCGAGCAGGACTACGAAGGTTTCTGGGGCCGCCTGGCCCGGGAAAACCTGCAATGGCACAAACCTTTCACCAAGGTGCTGGACGAATCCAATGCGCCGTTCTACAAATGGTTCGACGACGGCAAGCTGAACGTCTCCTACAATTGCCTCGACGTCCATTTGCAGAATGGCAATGCCGACAAGGTCGCGGTCATTTTCGAAACCGATAGCGGCGATGTCAGCAAGATCACTTATCGCGAACTGCACAAGAAAGTCTGCCAGTTCGCCAACGGCCTGAAATCGCTGGGCATCAAGAAGGGCGACCGCGTCGTCATCTACATGCCGATGTCGGTCGAAGGCGTGGTCGCGATGCAAGCCTGCGCACGCATCGGCGCCACCCATTCGGTGGTGTTCGGCGGCTTCTCCGCCAAATCGCTGCAGGAACGCATCATCGACGCCGGCGCAGTCGCCGTGCTGACCGCCGACGAACAAGCGCGCGGCGGCAAGCGCCTGCCGCTCAAATCCATCGTCGACGAAGCGCTGGCGCTGGGCGGCTGCGACAGCATCAAGAACGTAGTGGTCTACCAGCGCACCGGCGGCGCCATCAATTTTGTAGCCGGCCGCGACCTCTGGCTGCACGAACTGGTCGCAGCGCAGGCCGAGACCTGCGAACCGGAATGGGTAGACGCCGAACATCCGCTGTTCATCCTGTACACCTCGGGCTCTACCGGCACGCCGAAAGGTGTGCAGCACTCGTCCGGCGGCTACCTGCTGTGGGCGGCGCTGACCATGAAGTGGGTGTTCGATATCAAACCCGACGACGTCTACTGGTGCACCGCCGATATCGGCTGGATCACCGGCCACACCTATATCGCCTACGGCCCGACCGCGGTCGGCGCCACCCAGATCATTTTCGAAGGCGTGCCGACTTTCCCCAACGCCGGCCGCTTCTGGGACATGATACAGAAGCACAAGGCGACGATTTTCTATACCGCGCCGACCGCGATCCGTTCCCTGATCAAGGCCGCCGACGCCGACAAGAACATCCATCCTTCGCAATACGACCTGTCGTCGCTGCGCCTGCTGGGCACGGTCGGCGAGCCGATCAATCCGGAAGCCTGGATGTGGTACCACAAGCATATAGGCGGCGAACGCTGCCCCATCGTCGACACCTTCTGGCAAACCGAAACCGGCGGCCACATGATCTCGCCGCTGCCGGGCGCGACGCCGCTGGTGCCGGGTTCCTGCACCTTGCCGCTGCCGGGCATCCAGGCGGTAATCGTCGACGAAGCCGGGCATGAACTGCCGGATGGCCACGGCGGCATCCTGGTCGTCAAGCGTCCATGGCCATCGATGATCCGCGCCATCTGGAACAATCCGGAACGATTCAAGAGCGCCTATTTCCCGCCCGAGTTCGGCGGCAAGCTGTATCTCGCCGGCGACGGCGCGATCCGCAACAAGGACACCGGCTACTTCACCATCACCGGCCGCATCGACGATGTGCTGAACGTCTCCGGCCACCGCATGGGCACCATGGAAATCGAATCGGCGCTGGTGGCCCATCCCATGGTTGCCGAAGCCGCCGTGGTCGGCAAGCCGGACGACACCACCGGCGAAGCCATCTGCGCCTTCGTGGTCCTCAAGCGCAGCCGCCCGACCGGCGACGAAGCCAAGCAGATCGCCAAGGAGTTGCGCGACTGGGTCGCCAAGGAAATCGGCCCGATCGCCAAGCCCAGAGAAATCCGCTTCGGCGACAACCTGCCGAAAACCCGCTCGGGCAAGATCATGCGGCGTTTGTTGCGGGTGCTGGCGAAAGGCGAGGAAATCACGCAGGATGTTTCCACTTTGGAAAATCCAGCCATCCTGGAGCAGCTCAAGGAAGCTCAATAA
- a CDS encoding fumarate hydratase has translation MTTIKQEDLIESVAAALQYISYYHPVDYIQHLARAYEQEQSPAAKDAIAQILTNSRMCAEGKRPICQDTGIVNVFLKIGMDVRFEGFKGSITDAVNEGVRRGYLNPDNMLRASIVADPQFERKNTKDNTPAVVHMELVPGNTVDVQIAAKGGGSENKTKFVMLNPSDSLVDWVMKTVPTMGAGWCPPGMLGIGIGGTAERAMLMAKQVLMEDIDMYDLLKRGPQNKTEELRIELFQKVNALGIGAQGLGGLTTVLDVKIMMHPTHAASKPVAMIPNCAATRHGHFVLDGSGPAYMEPPSLSEWPEVHWVPDTEKSKRVDLNTLTKEEVASWKPGQTLLLNGKMLTGRDAAHKRIQEMLAKGEKLPVDFTNRVIYYVGPVDPVRDEVVGPAGPTTATRMDKFTDMMLEQTGLISMIGKSERGPVAIESIKQHKSAYLMAVGGAAYLVSKAIKSAQVLGFADLGMEAIYEFDVKDMPVTVAVDSNGISVHNTGPKEWQEKIAHAALSKIPVTAI, from the coding sequence CTGACCACGATCAAGCAAGAAGATCTCATCGAGTCGGTAGCCGCTGCGCTCCAGTACATCAGCTATTACCATCCGGTCGACTATATCCAGCATCTGGCACGCGCCTATGAGCAGGAACAGAGTCCTGCGGCGAAAGACGCGATTGCGCAGATTCTGACCAACTCGCGCATGTGCGCAGAAGGCAAGCGGCCGATCTGCCAGGACACCGGCATCGTCAACGTGTTCCTGAAGATCGGCATGGATGTGCGCTTCGAAGGCTTCAAGGGTTCGATTACCGATGCTGTCAACGAAGGCGTGCGCCGCGGTTACCTGAACCCGGACAACATGCTGCGCGCTTCGATCGTGGCCGATCCGCAGTTCGAGCGCAAGAATACCAAGGACAATACGCCGGCTGTGGTGCACATGGAACTGGTGCCGGGCAATACGGTGGACGTGCAGATCGCAGCCAAGGGCGGTGGTTCGGAAAACAAGACCAAGTTCGTGATGCTCAATCCTTCCGATTCGCTGGTCGACTGGGTCATGAAGACCGTGCCGACCATGGGCGCCGGCTGGTGTCCGCCGGGCATGCTCGGCATCGGCATCGGCGGCACCGCGGAACGGGCGATGCTGATGGCCAAGCAAGTGCTGATGGAAGATATCGACATGTACGACCTGCTCAAGCGCGGCCCGCAGAACAAGACGGAAGAACTGCGCATCGAGCTGTTCCAGAAAGTCAATGCGCTCGGCATCGGCGCCCAGGGCCTGGGCGGTCTGACCACCGTGCTCGACGTCAAGATCATGATGCACCCTACCCACGCGGCATCGAAACCGGTGGCGATGATCCCGAACTGCGCGGCGACCCGCCACGGCCACTTCGTGCTCGACGGTTCGGGTCCGGCCTACATGGAACCGCCATCGCTGTCGGAATGGCCGGAAGTGCACTGGGTGCCGGACACCGAGAAATCGAAACGGGTTGACCTCAACACGCTGACCAAGGAAGAAGTCGCTTCCTGGAAACCGGGCCAGACCCTGCTGTTGAACGGCAAGATGCTGACCGGCCGCGATGCCGCGCACAAGCGGATCCAGGAAATGCTGGCCAAGGGCGAGAAGCTGCCGGTGGATTTCACCAACCGCGTGATTTATTACGTCGGTCCGGTCGATCCGGTGCGCGATGAAGTAGTTGGCCCGGCTGGCCCGACCACTGCAACCCGCATGGACAAGTTCACCGACATGATGCTGGAACAGACCGGCCTGATTTCAATGATCGGCAAATCGGAGCGCGGCCCGGTCGCCATCGAGTCGATCAAGCAGCACAAATCGGCCTACCTGATGGCGGTGGGCGGCGCGGCTTACCTCGTGTCGAAGGCGATCAAGTCGGCGCAGGTGCTGGGCTTTGCCGACCTCGGCATGGAAGCGATCTACGAGTTCGACGTCAAGGACATGCCGGTAACGGTGGCAGTCGATTCCAACGGCATCTCGGTGCATAACACCGGACCGAAGGAATGGCAGGAAAAGATCGCGCATGCGGCGCTGTCTAAAATCCCTGTAACTGCCATCTGA
- a CDS encoding TIGR00645 family protein — protein MSNMQPSAPKKAIGVLPNLIFMSRWLQLPLYLGLILAQCVYVFHFWVELTDLIGAVFGNAASLNHILDVVTIDGAVRPTKLTEATIMLVVLGLIDVVMISNLLIMVIVGGYETFVSRMNLESHPDQPEWLSHVNASVLKVKLAMAIIGISSIHLLKTFINANAYDVKTLLAQTGIHITFLLSALAIAWCDRIMTATQNQANGEH, from the coding sequence ATGAGCAACATGCAACCATCTGCGCCAAAAAAAGCCATAGGCGTCCTGCCGAACCTGATTTTCATGAGCCGCTGGCTGCAATTGCCGCTGTACCTGGGCCTGATCCTGGCGCAATGCGTCTATGTTTTCCATTTCTGGGTCGAACTGACCGACCTGATCGGCGCCGTGTTCGGCAACGCCGCCTCGCTCAACCACATCCTCGACGTGGTCACGATCGATGGCGCGGTGCGTCCGACCAAACTGACCGAAGCCACCATCATGCTGGTGGTGCTGGGGCTGATCGACGTCGTGATGATCTCCAACCTGCTGATCATGGTGATCGTCGGCGGTTATGAAACCTTTGTCTCGCGCATGAACCTGGAAAGCCATCCGGACCAGCCGGAGTGGCTGTCGCATGTGAATGCTTCGGTGCTGAAGGTGAAACTGGCGATGGCGATCATCGGCATTTCGTCTATCCACCTGCTGAAGACCTTCATCAACGCCAATGCCTACGATGTCAAAACGCTGCTGGCGCAGACCGGCATCCACATCACTTTCCTGCTGTCGGCGCTGGCGATCGCCTGGTGCGACCGCATCATGACCGCGACCCAGAACCAGGCCAACGGAGAGCATTAA
- a CDS encoding D-Ala-D-Ala carboxypeptidase family metallohydrolase, with amino-acid sequence MNLTEHFTLAEMTISETAVRQGIDNTPSLAVIDNLKLTAATLEQIRTLVGKPIIVTSGYRSPAVNKAVGGASNSAHVLGLAADINVPGYTPKALANLIKDSGIQFDQLILEFDRWVHVGLAAGKLRNQLLTIRTGTGYMSGIV; translated from the coding sequence ATGAACCTGACCGAACACTTCACGCTTGCCGAAATGACGATATCGGAAACAGCCGTACGCCAAGGGATTGACAACACCCCCAGCCTGGCTGTGATCGATAACCTGAAACTGACGGCTGCGACCCTGGAGCAGATCCGCACCCTGGTAGGTAAGCCCATCATCGTCACCAGCGGCTACAGGTCGCCGGCAGTCAACAAGGCCGTTGGCGGCGCATCCAACAGCGCGCACGTCCTTGGCCTGGCTGCCGATATCAACGTCCCAGGCTACACGCCCAAGGCGCTCGCCAATCTCATCAAGGACAGCGGTATCCAGTTTGACCAGCTCATCCTGGAGTTTGACCGCTGGGTCCATGTCGGCCTGGCAGCCGGCAAGCTGCGCAACCAGCTGCTGACGATCCGCACCGGGACCGGCTATATGTCGGGCATCGTATGA
- a CDS encoding SDR family oxidoreductase has product MNNEDLILITGATGFLGGATAVEAIQAGLAHRLLLLVRAPNPRQALERLWIQLKQVGASDADLAQLSSQQVLCADLSELAGIVGDPRLERVSTVIHCAALATFADHPALETTNVDGTLALAALMEGRPRLRRFLYIGTAMACGSHSAADNSIPEMANLPLAQEDHLVPYTRSKAISERMLKERFPDLPLVVLRPSIVVGHTRLGCAPSQSIFWVFMVWQKLGVLTTSLDAKIDVVPVDWCAQAILHLAFKETLARQVFHLSAGAQSSRSFRQIDDALGSRSNAYGRDYEQIAVDQIDQLIPRIKVRIPDCNPRLLSRALKLYGEFARLNYVFNNDNLLEEGMTSAAPLTDYIGLCVASTRNIPISEQMKWDFK; this is encoded by the coding sequence ATGAACAATGAAGACTTGATCCTGATTACCGGCGCTACCGGCTTCCTGGGCGGCGCCACCGCCGTGGAAGCGATCCAGGCCGGACTGGCGCACCGCTTGCTGCTGCTGGTGCGGGCGCCGAATCCCCGGCAAGCCCTGGAGCGCCTGTGGATCCAGCTCAAGCAGGTGGGCGCCAGCGATGCCGACCTGGCGCAACTGAGTTCGCAGCAGGTCCTGTGCGCCGACTTGTCGGAGCTCGCCGGCATCGTCGGCGATCCGCGCCTGGAAAGAGTATCGACCGTGATCCATTGCGCCGCGCTGGCGACTTTCGCCGACCATCCTGCACTGGAAACAACCAACGTCGACGGCACGCTGGCGCTGGCCGCGCTGATGGAAGGCCGCCCGCGGCTACGGCGCTTTCTCTACATCGGCACGGCCATGGCTTGCGGCAGCCATTCCGCCGCCGACAACAGCATCCCGGAAATGGCGAACCTGCCGCTGGCGCAGGAAGACCACCTGGTGCCATACACCCGCTCCAAGGCCATCAGCGAGCGCATGCTGAAGGAACGTTTTCCGGACCTGCCGCTGGTGGTGCTGCGCCCGTCCATCGTGGTCGGCCACACGCGGCTCGGCTGCGCGCCATCGCAAAGCATTTTCTGGGTGTTCATGGTGTGGCAGAAGCTGGGCGTACTGACCACTTCGCTGGATGCCAAGATCGACGTCGTGCCGGTCGACTGGTGCGCGCAGGCCATCCTGCACCTGGCGTTCAAGGAAACGCTGGCGCGGCAGGTGTTTCATCTATCAGCCGGAGCCCAGTCCAGCCGTTCGTTCCGCCAGATCGACGACGCGCTCGGCAGCCGCAGCAACGCTTACGGCCGCGATTACGAGCAGATCGCGGTCGACCAGATCGACCAGCTGATACCGCGCATCAAGGTCCGCATCCCCGACTGCAATCCGCGGCTGCTATCCAGGGCCTTGAAGCTGTATGGGGAATTCGCCAGGTTGAACTACGTCTTCAACAACGACAACCTGTTGGAGGAAGGGATGACAAGCGCTGCGCCGTTGACCGACTATATTGGCTTGTGTGTGGCCAGCACCAGGAACATTCCTATCTCTGAGCAGATGAAATGGGATTTCAAATAA
- a CDS encoding SGNH/GDSL hydrolase family protein, translated as MPIDFTQFHACTTTACSTEMVAAFHLNQPIWDAGIVFDEPVLPTGGPANLWRKPTAIVMVSNRHTGDVYVQGQDYDLSDGVLRILPNSRIPMALKFPNVPNPGAPAIWQPFTKSGAPLRIASDYQQHQIAVTYTAGALGGLVPLIGSVPISARKISERSALAATIYGDSISKGDNATATINEAPHQPGWADLMGAMLSNEGDGEYYWRNVSVGGWDSWTGLVNVQEKVNTVASDLVIIGFGMNDASGGVTSKKFEENLRAMIAAIRKKSPETEFILVSSFLGNEDWKPSNNGLLRDYRVSMIRIVANTDGVALADMTALSESVLKSKSYYDITSNGVNHPGDFLHVGYAQVVSRAIR; from the coding sequence ATGCCGATCGATTTCACACAGTTTCATGCATGCACAACCACCGCCTGCTCGACAGAAATGGTAGCTGCATTCCACCTTAACCAACCCATCTGGGATGCCGGGATTGTCTTCGATGAACCCGTATTGCCTACGGGCGGCCCGGCCAATCTTTGGCGCAAACCAACAGCGATTGTCATGGTATCTAATCGCCACACTGGCGACGTCTATGTCCAAGGCCAGGACTATGATCTGTCGGACGGCGTGCTGCGGATCCTGCCTAACTCGCGCATTCCCATGGCGTTGAAGTTTCCCAATGTTCCTAACCCTGGGGCGCCAGCGATCTGGCAGCCGTTCACAAAATCGGGCGCGCCGCTGCGCATTGCCAGTGATTACCAGCAGCACCAAATAGCAGTGACATATACCGCAGGCGCCCTAGGTGGCCTGGTGCCGCTAATTGGGAGCGTTCCGATATCCGCAAGGAAGATTTCTGAGCGATCAGCCTTGGCCGCCACCATCTACGGCGATAGCATTTCAAAGGGAGACAATGCCACGGCCACGATAAACGAGGCACCGCACCAGCCTGGATGGGCTGACCTGATGGGGGCGATGCTTTCAAATGAAGGTGACGGCGAGTACTACTGGCGCAATGTTTCTGTGGGCGGCTGGGATTCCTGGACAGGCTTGGTCAACGTGCAGGAGAAGGTCAACACTGTAGCCTCTGACCTGGTGATTATAGGCTTTGGCATGAACGATGCGTCCGGCGGCGTCACAAGCAAGAAATTCGAAGAGAATCTGCGCGCGATGATTGCGGCTATTCGTAAAAAATCACCAGAGACAGAGTTTATCCTGGTGTCATCCTTCCTTGGAAACGAGGATTGGAAGCCGTCGAATAACGGCTTGCTGCGTGACTATCGGGTATCGATGATACGTATCGTGGCAAACACAGATGGCGTCGCGCTGGCCGACATGACGGCCTTGTCCGAGAGCGTTTTGAAGAGCAAGAGCTATTACGACATTACGTCCAACGGGGTCAACCACCCGGGGGATTTCCTGCACGTAGGCTATGCGCAGGTAGTCTCCCGGGCTATCCGCTAG
- a CDS encoding acyltransferase family protein → MTKQPQVVPPTEHHLIHPKYRADIDGLRAVAVLSVVIFHAFPSWLKGGFVGVDIFFVISGFLISTILFTSLEKNQFSFSEFYARRVKRIFPALLLVLITSYVFGWYVLFADEFKQLGKHIAGGAGFISNFVLWDESGYFDTTAEVKPLLHLWSLGIEEQFYIVWPLILWATWKRKFNVLTITAAIFAASFAWNVNHVSHDPSTTFYLPGSRFWELLSGSIVAYLTIRRSSGLGWIVEKLDPILGKVIFSRQQDKGIALRDTQSMVGALLLVAGILCTTSKSAFPGWWAILPTAGAVLIISAGPRAWLNKTVLSSRLLVWIGLISFPLYLWHWPILSFARIVESQTPSLKIRVAAVIVAIALAWLTYRIIERPIRAGKSNYKTPVLVFLMILVGTAGYVTYKRDGLPFRPPIRSAEKINSQFVGPLWKYTKNETCVKRYPFHESDSYLWWFCIASSEQPTTVFVLGTSYANQLYPGFIQNSMLNKNSILSIGACDIAIDADAAAATPQTNVPCTGEGPRHQEQLIADIVEKNKSIKYIIIDGLTINNPDKFYIARLEKRIKAFEDHDIKVIIFTPHLRVDYDIKGCFARPLKEPQRDCIMPPEDVKKFKDAFAPIMASISKSHPNVAFFDQNQLFCDKEKCSMIRDGMPLFRDEYHHISEYGSIELSQIFVKWAEINAPGILIK, encoded by the coding sequence ATGACAAAACAACCGCAAGTAGTCCCGCCCACCGAGCACCATCTAATTCATCCCAAATATAGAGCTGACATCGATGGCTTACGCGCTGTTGCGGTCTTGTCGGTTGTGATCTTCCATGCCTTCCCATCCTGGCTAAAAGGTGGCTTCGTCGGCGTAGATATTTTCTTCGTTATCTCCGGGTTCCTGATTTCGACTATTCTTTTTACCAGCCTCGAAAAGAATCAGTTCAGCTTCTCGGAATTTTATGCTCGACGTGTAAAGCGAATTTTTCCAGCCCTTCTCCTGGTACTGATCACGAGTTACGTCTTTGGTTGGTATGTGTTATTTGCCGATGAGTTCAAGCAACTAGGCAAACACATTGCCGGCGGCGCCGGATTCATCAGCAATTTTGTTCTGTGGGATGAGAGCGGATATTTCGACACGACCGCCGAGGTAAAGCCGCTTCTACACCTCTGGTCGCTGGGCATCGAGGAACAGTTTTACATCGTGTGGCCGCTTATTCTTTGGGCAACATGGAAGAGAAAATTCAATGTTCTGACGATCACGGCGGCCATATTTGCAGCCTCGTTTGCGTGGAACGTCAACCATGTTAGTCATGATCCTTCCACTACCTTCTATCTACCAGGCTCCCGTTTTTGGGAGCTGCTATCCGGCTCGATAGTCGCATACCTGACAATCCGTCGTAGCTCCGGGCTGGGTTGGATTGTGGAAAAATTGGACCCGATATTAGGCAAGGTTATTTTTTCAAGGCAGCAAGATAAAGGTATTGCGCTGCGCGATACACAATCGATGGTCGGGGCGCTACTATTGGTGGCTGGAATTTTATGCACCACAAGTAAAAGCGCCTTCCCCGGCTGGTGGGCGATTTTGCCAACCGCCGGCGCCGTGTTGATTATTTCTGCTGGCCCTCGCGCATGGCTCAATAAAACAGTTCTTTCTAGCCGCCTGCTCGTCTGGATTGGATTGATCAGCTTCCCGTTGTATCTCTGGCACTGGCCTATTCTTTCGTTCGCCCGGATTGTCGAGAGCCAAACACCGTCATTAAAAATCCGCGTTGCCGCGGTGATCGTAGCTATAGCACTGGCATGGCTGACTTACCGAATCATCGAGCGACCAATCCGCGCCGGCAAGAGCAATTACAAAACACCCGTGCTTGTTTTCCTGATGATCCTGGTCGGCACGGCCGGCTATGTAACGTATAAGCGTGACGGCCTTCCATTCCGGCCGCCGATCAGGTCAGCCGAAAAAATAAACTCTCAATTTGTAGGCCCATTGTGGAAGTACACCAAGAACGAAACATGCGTCAAGCGGTACCCGTTCCACGAGTCCGACAGTTATTTGTGGTGGTTCTGCATTGCCAGCAGCGAGCAGCCAACGACCGTATTTGTTTTGGGAACCAGCTATGCCAATCAGCTTTACCCGGGGTTCATTCAAAACAGCATGCTCAACAAAAACAGCATCCTCTCGATTGGCGCATGCGACATTGCCATCGATGCAGATGCTGCAGCTGCTACCCCGCAAACCAATGTCCCATGCACTGGCGAAGGCCCGCGCCATCAAGAACAACTGATTGCGGATATTGTTGAAAAAAACAAATCGATCAAGTACATCATCATCGATGGGCTGACCATCAATAACCCGGATAAGTTTTATATCGCCAGGCTTGAAAAGAGAATCAAGGCGTTTGAGGATCATGATATTAAAGTGATCATATTTACACCTCACCTCCGTGTCGACTACGACATAAAGGGATGCTTTGCGCGGCCCTTAAAAGAACCGCAGCGGGATTGCATCATGCCACCGGAAGATGTGAAAAAATTTAAAGATGCCTTTGCGCCGATCATGGCGTCGATCTCAAAATCTCACCCAAACGTAGCGTTTTTTGATCAGAACCAACTGTTCTGCGACAAAGAAAAATGCTCGATGATCCGCGACGGCATGCCCCTTTTTAGGGATGAATATCACCACATTTCCGAGTATGGCAGCATCGAGCTGTCTCAGATTTTCGTAAAGTGGGCAGAGATAAATGCCCCAGGTATTTTGATTAAATAA